The proteins below come from a single Ruegeria sp. THAF33 genomic window:
- the ribB gene encoding 3,4-dihydroxy-2-butanone-4-phosphate synthase has protein sequence MSFETPGPVEAQLRDAISPIEEIIEEARAGRMYILVDHEDRENEGDLVIPAEFADAKAINFMATHGRGLICLPMTAERIDALGLPMMAVNNSSRHETAFTVSIEAREGVSTGISAADRALTVATAINEQNTMAHIATPGHVFPLRAKRGGVLVRAGHTEAAVDISRLAGLNPSGVICEIMNEDGTMARLPDLVEFAKKHNMKIGTISDLISYRARNDNLVVETSRQTVTSEYGGEWEMRIFTDQTHGIEHVVMIKGDITTPEPVLTRTHALHEAPDILGLGPKSSRELPRAMEKIAEEGRGVVCLFRQPRNSLYAVEDEGPRTIKQTGLGAQILSKMGIQELVLLTDSPETVYLGLDAFGLSIVGTRSILKED, from the coding sequence ATGAGCTTTGAAACCCCCGGACCGGTCGAGGCCCAGTTGCGTGACGCGATCAGCCCGATCGAAGAAATCATCGAAGAGGCGCGCGCCGGCCGGATGTACATTCTGGTCGATCACGAAGATCGCGAGAACGAAGGCGATCTGGTGATCCCGGCCGAGTTTGCGGATGCCAAGGCGATCAACTTCATGGCCACCCACGGGCGCGGTCTGATCTGTTTGCCGATGACGGCAGAACGGATAGATGCGCTGGGCTTGCCTATGATGGCCGTGAACAACTCATCCCGCCACGAGACGGCCTTTACGGTTTCGATTGAGGCACGCGAAGGTGTCAGCACCGGGATTTCAGCCGCCGACCGGGCGCTGACCGTGGCGACCGCGATCAACGAACAGAACACGATGGCGCATATCGCCACCCCGGGCCATGTCTTCCCGTTGCGGGCAAAGCGGGGCGGGGTGCTGGTGCGCGCAGGCCATACCGAGGCCGCCGTGGATATCTCGCGTCTTGCCGGGCTGAACCCGTCAGGCGTGATCTGCGAGATCATGAATGAAGACGGAACCATGGCGCGCCTGCCGGATCTGGTCGAGTTCGCCAAAAAGCACAACATGAAAATCGGCACGATCAGCGACCTGATCAGCTATCGGGCGCGCAATGACAATCTGGTTGTCGAGACTTCTCGTCAAACAGTCACCTCGGAATACGGCGGTGAGTGGGAAATGCGGATTTTCACCGATCAGACCCACGGCATTGAACATGTTGTCATGATCAAAGGTGACATCACCACGCCCGAGCCCGTTCTGACGCGCACGCACGCCCTGCACGAAGCGCCGGATATCCTGGGGCTTGGCCCGAAATCATCGCGCGAGTTGCCGCGCGCGATGGAAAAGATCGCCGAAGAGGGCCGCGGAGTGGTCTGCCTGTTCCGCCAGCCGCGCAACTCGTTGTATGCGGTCGAAGATGAAGGCCCGCGCACCATCAAGCAAACCGGTCTGGGGGCGCAGATCCTGTCCAAGATGGGGATTCAGGAACTGGTGCTTCTGACCGACTCTCCTGAAACGGTGTATCTTGGGCTGGACGCGTTTGGCCTGTCCATCGTCGGCACCCGCTCGATTCTGAAGGAAGACTGA